Proteins encoded within one genomic window of Ranitomeya variabilis isolate aRanVar5 chromosome 4, aRanVar5.hap1, whole genome shotgun sequence:
- the LOC143767478 gene encoding uncharacterized protein LOC143767478 isoform X1 → MERDRHKMVKRILHLTLEILFRLTGEDYTVVKKNSSERCQEPVSDGWERPQSPNTGPPPHPLIYEDINDQKILELTYKMIELLTGEVPIRCQDVTIYFSMEEWEYLEGHRNLYKDTMMEVPQPLTSTVLSSERTTPERCPRPLLPQDCKQEDPNVPQDHQGEDLTHINTTETYVEDEEWCKEEIPTDDYPDDCASRLEGETFESDDLDIRQDITELNFITADIPSSLHSKDLSSDPFKQVQTSDLSQAIKKNKSHQWNVKNQSALEAKKSISCLELGKTFSLKTYFVKHQEIHTDENPFSCSFCGKCFKRKSILIRHQSIHADENPFSCSSCGKCFKWKSILVRHQKIHTEEKPFSCVDCGNCFNRKSSLIRHQRSHTREKHFLCLECGKYFKQKTYLLRHERIHTGEKPYSCPECGKCFKEKSNLAIHQRSHTGEKPYSCSECGKCFSQKSNLATHRRSHTGEKPYLCSECGKYFLHKSVLIKHQRIHTGEKPYSCLECGTCFASTSNLVKHRRTHTGEKPYSCSECGKCFASKSNLLKHRRTHTGNKQYSCLECGNCFTHKSNLLSHQKSHTEDKLSLH, encoded by the exons gattacacagtagtgaagaagaactctagtgagcgctgtcaggagccTGTATCTGATGGATGGGAAAGACCTCAGAGCCCaaacacggggcctccacctcaccccctaatatatgaggacatcaatgaccagaaaatcctagaactcacctacaagatgatagagctgctgactggagag gttcctataaggtgtcaggatgtcaccatctatttctccatggaggagtgggagtatttagaaggacacagaaatCTGTACAAAGAcaccatgatggaggttccccagcccctcacatcaacag ttctatccagtgagaggacaacaccagagagatgtccccgtcctcttcttccacaggactgtaaacaagaagatcccaatgttcctcaggatcatcag ggtgaagatctgacccatattaatactacagagacatatgtggaggatgaggagtggtgtaaagaggagattcctacagatgactacccag atgactgtgccAGCAGATTAGAGGGAGAAACTTTTGAATCAGATGACCTTGATATCAGACAAGATATAACTGAATTGAATTTCATTACTGCAGATattccatcatcccttcacagcaaagatctgtcatctgatccttttaAACAGGTCCAAACTTCTGATTTATCACAGGCTATTAAGAAAAATAAAAGTCACCAGTGGAATGTTAAAAATCAAAGTGCTCTCGAAGCAAAAAAGTCAATTTCATGTTTAGAACTGGGCAAAACCTTTTCTCTCAAAACATATTTTGTTAAACATCAAGAAATTCACACAGATGAAAACCCATTTTCATGCTCATTTTGCGGGAAATGTTTCAAACGGAAATCAATTCTTATAAGACATCAGAGTATTCATGCAGACGAAAACCCATTTTCGTGTTCATCATGCGGGAAATGTTTCAAATGGAAATCAATTCTTGTTAGGCATCAAAAAATTCATAcagaggagaagccattttcatgtgtaGATTGTGGAAactgttttaaccggaaatcaagTCTCATccgacatcagagaagtcacacaagaGAAAAACATTTTTTATGTTTAGAGTGTGGAAAGTATTTTAAGCAGAAGACATATCTTcttagacatgagagaattcatactggggagaagccatattcatgtccagaatgtgggaaatgttttaaggaaAAATCAAATCTTGCTattcatcagagaagtcacactggggagaagccatattcatgttcagaatgtgggaaatgttttagccagaaatcaaatCTTGCTACACATCGAAgaagtcacacaggtgagaagccatatttatgctctgaatgtgggaaatattttcttCACAAATCAGTTCTTAtaaaacatcaaagaattcacacaggggagaaaccatattcatgtttagaatgtggaacaTGTTTTGCAAGTACATCAAATCTTGTTAAACaccggagaactcacacaggggagaaaccatattcatgttcagaatgtggaaaatgttttgcaagTAAATCAAATCTTCTTAAACACCGGCGAACTCACACAGGGAATAAACAATATTCATGCTTAGAATGTGGAAATTGTTTTACACACAAATCAAATCTTCTTTCACATCAGAAAAGTCACACAGAGGATAAGTTATCTTTACATTAG